A region from the Sorex araneus isolate mSorAra2 chromosome 6, mSorAra2.pri, whole genome shotgun sequence genome encodes:
- the FGF1 gene encoding fibroblast growth factor 1: MAEGEITTFGALMEKFNLPPGNYKKPKLLYCSNGGHFLRILPDGTVDGTRDRSDQHIQLQLSAESVGEVYIKSTETGHYLAMDTDGLLYGSQTPNEECLFLERLEENHYNTYTSKKHAEKNWFVGLKKNGSCKRGPRTHYGQKAILFLPLPVSSD; the protein is encoded by the exons ATGGCCGAGGGGGAGATCACCACCTTTGGGGCCCTCATGGAGAAGTTTAACCTGCCACCAGGGAACTACAAGAAGCCCAAACTCCTGTACTGCAGCAACGGGGGCCACTTCCTGCGCATCCTCCCGGACGGCACAGTGGATGGGACCAGGGACCGCAGCGACCAGCACA ttcagCTGCAGCTCAGTGCGGAAAGCGTGGGGGAGGTGTATATAAAGAGCACGGAGACTGGCCATTACTTGGCCATGGACACCGACGGGCTTTTATACGGCTCA CAAACACCGAATGAGGAATGTCTGTTTCTGGAAAGGCTGGAGGAAAACCATTACAACACCTATACCTCCAAGAAGCATGCCGAGAAGAATTGGTTTGTTGGTCTGAAGAAGAACGGAAGCTGCAAGCGTGGTCCCCGGACTCACTACGGCCAGAAAGCGATCTTGTTTCTCCCCCTGCCCGTCTCCTCCGACTAG